The following proteins are co-located in the Apium graveolens cultivar Ventura chromosome 5, ASM990537v1, whole genome shotgun sequence genome:
- the LOC141659430 gene encoding transcription factor bHLH130-like, translating to MEKQQQHQMNSGGLTRYQSAPSSYFANLINSNGYPGEDDCDQFLNAKALSPETDGFFSRFMSSCGDAESNAPTVLGREGNQSQFVAPMKHEPDIFDHQQEQMMYRSQTGLDHKTVGTSSAMENQYNVANSVGMDRVSQVKMGVIGESNSNLIRHSSSPAGLFANINVDNDGYAVMGGAGSFRAGRDLNAEASFSSASRLKNQMDGVPSISGMMPHGSEIGGKGMGMGNAETSSFGQIRRSDGGNMTGGFPSTSWDDSALLSDNFLKDFAEDDRKTFSNLNSSQNQSGEGGNRTPPVLAHHLSLPTSSAEFSAMDRLLHFQDSVPLKIRAKRGCATHPRSIAERVRRTKISERMRKLQELVPNMDKQTNTADMLDLAVDHIKDLQKQVKTLSEIRSKCTCSNKQKV from the exons ATGGAGAAACAACAGCAGCATCAGATGAACTCGGGGGGATTGACTCGATATCAATCTGCACCAAGTTCGTATTTTGCAAATTTGATTAATAGTAATGGATATCCAGGGGAAGATGATTGTGATCAGTTCTTGAACGCTAAGGCTTTAAGTCCTGAAACTGATGGGTTTTTCTCGAGATTTATGTCGAGTTGTGGTGATGCGGAATCGAATGCTCCTACTGTGTTAGGTAGGGAGGGGAATCAGTCCCAGTTTGTAGCACCTATGAAGCATGAACCTGATATATTCGATCATCAGCAGGAGCAGATGATGTATCGTAGCCAAACAGGATTGGATCATAAGACAGTTGGGACGAGTTCAGCTATGGAGAACCAATATAATGTTGCCAATTCAGTGGGGATGGATCGAGTTTCACAGGTGAAGATGGGTGTAATTGGTGAAAGTAACTCGAATCTCATTCGTCATAGCAGTTCACCTGCTGGATTATTTGCCAACATCAATGTTGATAACG ATGGCTATGCTGTGATGGGAGGTGCGGGCAGTTTTAGGGCTGGCAGAGATCTTAATGCAGAAGCATCATTTTCCTCTGCGAGCAGATTAAAAAACCAAATGGATGGGGTACCTTCTATTTCAGGTATGATGCCTCATGGATCAGAAATTGGAGGGAAAGGCATGGGAATGGGTAACGCTGAAACTAGTAGTTTTGGCCAAATACGTAGAAGTGATGGTGGCAACATGACTGGTGGTTTCCCAAGTACATCCTGGGATGACTCAGCACTCTTATCTGACAATTTCTTAAAAGATTTTGCAGAAGATGATAGAAAgacattttcaaatttaaattcaTCCCAGAATCAG AGTGGTGAAGGTGGGAATCGAACGCCCCCAGTGTTGGCTCATCACTTGAGTTTGCCAACAAGTTCCGCAGAATTTTCTGCCATGGATAGGTTACTGCACTTTCAGGATTCTGTACCTCTAAAGATTAGAGCCAAGAGGGGTTGTGCCACTCATCCACGAAGCATAGCCGAAAGG GTTAGAAGAACCAAAATTAGTGAGAGAATGAGGAAGCTGCAGGAACTTGTCCCAAATATGGACAAG CAAACAAATACAGCAGACATGTTGGATCTGGCTGTCGACCACATTAAAGACCTTCAGAAGCAAGTAAAG ACCCTTTCAGAAATTCGTTCGAAGTGTACCTGCTCAAACAAGCAGAAGGTATAA